The genomic segment TGTGATTCGTGAGAAGTTTGCTAGAGGAGATCTTCCTTCACTGCCTATCACGTATTATCTACGTGCTTTTCCTTTAattgaaggaagaaaaagagggAGAGTTAGTGTTAGGTCTGGTATCAGACGACCTAACAAACAGGTTCATTATCAGCGTGCTtctggaggaaaaagaagaagagtgtCTAATATCATACTAGAGCTGCAAATGAATCGAGTTGAATCGAGTTTTGGCCTAATCGAACCGAACATCGGCCTAGTTTTATCAAACTtgaactcgaattcgagctcgacGAGTTGCCAATCTAAATATCAAGTTCAAGGTCAAACTCTAGCTCTAATTCGAGCTCTTGAGCGCGAGCTCAAGCGAGAGCATGAGCGCGAGCGAGAGCTTGTGCTCGTGCTCGAGcgcgagctcgagctcgtgcaGCTCGAGCTGGAGCTGGCAATCCAGCTCGTGCAGCTTGAGCGCCAGCACCAGcgcaagctcgagctcgagctcgagctcgagctccaGCTCGtgcttgagctcgagctcgagcgcCAGCTCGTgctcgagctcaagctcgagcGCCAACGCAAGCTCGCGCTGCTCGAGCCCCAACTCGAACTCGTGCTGCTCGAGCGCCAGCGCCAGTTCAAGCTCAAGTTCGAGCTCATTCGCCAGCGTGAGCACGTGCTCAAGCTCGAGCATGAGCACAAGCGCAAGGTAGCTCGAGTGCAAGCTAGCTCAAGCGCTTAAAAAAGACTTGAGTTTGATGTTGATCGAACTTGAGTCGAATTTTGACTCCAGCTGCTAATGAGTAGCTTAATTTTTTTGCCTCCTTAAACAAGATCTAACAAACAGGTTAATTATCTACGTGTTTTtcgaggaaaaagaagaagcgTTGTTAGTGTTAGTCTGGTACTAGACTGGTTAAGCGTCAAGTTCCGGCAATGATGACAAACTATGTTAATAGAACCAGAATGTATGTGGTATCGCTGCTGCTACCAAGAATGGAGAAATAGCTCGTGAAGAGTTTTGTGAAGAAGATAGAGCAAGATTACTATATTCACGGTATGGGTCCGTTGATCACCAAACCACTAAGAGAGCTTTTAATGAGTTATTTAGACCTTTGGGTCATTGAATAAATATTTTGAATTCTCTTGTGATTTAGTAATTGAATGCTTTTGGGTCTAGAAACACTTTTTATAGCTTTTATACTCTGTTTCATGGTGAAACTGTACTCTTTTGTCTCTGCTCTACTTTGTGGTAAAATTCTACTCCTCTTTCGTCATAAATCATGTAATctggtgtctgttctcgttgatCATAGTTTTCTAGAGAATGCAACTACATAAACAGCAATGCATTGCTCAGAACAGCTTTGTACTGTCCAAGAGATTAATCTTCCCCGATTTTCAATTGTTGAGGCATTGCCGGGTATTTAATTACCAACAGATACCTATGCAGATTCGTGCATGTTAAAAAGAATACATAGTTACTTTATTATGCATTTTCTAGGAAAGAAAGCGGTGTGCATTTAGAATAGGTACAAAAGTTATTTTAACCTTGGCGTACTGTCCTGATTCCTCATTGTAGTTTCTAggtttttatattattttttcttttggtaaaaTAGTTTCAAGATACTTGCTGCAAAATGTCCGTGTGATATCCTAATGCAAATGAATCACcttgttaaattttgtttctaaaagAAAACAGAAGTGCTTTATGAAGGACACTTTAGAATGCATATATTCGCAGTAGCAGTAAAgaattttctatttgaattcCATGTTAGCTTGAATCCTCAACCTAGGTAACCATTCCTGTGCGTCTCTTTGATGCGGGTTTTGGTTCCCTAGGTTTGCATCAGAATTTGGTAATAATATACGAGGATGTTAAAAACTTTCGTGGTCGTATAAACATAGCCTTTCTTGGCCAAGTTTCAGTCTCCGGATGCAAGCCTAGAAGGGGGCACCATCTTACAGGATCTTGATCTTCTAGGCCAAACCTTGATAAACTATGTGTGAACGTGGGAACACAATGCAAGAGAAAATTTATTTAACTAATTTCATTCGTGATTGGGTAGTTTTGTGGTAATCTAATTGTTAGAGAACCAATTTTCAAAGCGAAGCTTACCAACGTTGTTATTGTTGTTAATCTTGGCTTAGATTTCCATTTCTGTCTTCCATCAAATTCACTGAAGCCAAATTCATTGAATGCGttaattgtttattttattgTCTTCAAAAATGGATGAGAAACGAGTGCCGATTAAGTGTTTGATGTCTATATGCCCATTTGATCATCAAGCTCAGGTTAAGTGTTTGATGTCTCTGCTGTTTTGCCAATTGACCAGACAGGCCTATAGACAGCAAGTCAATTATTCCTAAAAGATCCAACCCCCGCCACTGCCAAGCAGTATTGCTTCTACACCAtccaaataaaacaaagaaaaaaccatCAAAATAAAGTCGACAAAATTTATGCAATCCTTGTAGTGCTCCTTTGATCTGATGAGAAATCACATGTAGAATCAGTAGAATGTAAAAGTTGCAACTTCCTCGATTATGTAGGGGAGGAGCCACTGGGCCCTGATAGGCTGGTACAGAATATCGTAAGTTCAATTCTGGAGCAATCTCTTCCTAAAATTTTGGGGGATATTTTGCTATTTCTTTAGTTGGTGCTATGGTATCTAACTCATCTGTTTCATGTCTAATGAGCTAGGAGATTCCATTGTTCTGGGATGcagaattttcattattatccGGTATACTCATGGTGGCAAATCGCATAAAAGATCAGTTTGGTTGCATCTTGAACCCATTCCAGATTTTAGGAGGAGTATCCCCAAAATCCAAGCTCTTTTCGGCTAGAACCATGGTCAGGAAATATGACGATCAGAAAGTTTTGCATAAAACATATCTAAGCAGCATAAAACTACTATACTAAGTAGTAATTGATCAAGGGGCAAGAAGGCAAAGCTAAGAGAGCCTACTATCTTTTGACTTAGTACGCAATTACTAAGTTCTGAATCCGAGAGATCTGAGCCTGTAGAATAAGTTGTGGAAGAGGAGAATCCACAGGAAATCACCGGGATGGGAGGACTAGGGAAAATCAATATTTGATCGCTCAAAACAAAAAATGACCAAAGATAATGTACTGAaagtggtaaaaaaaaaaagctaaggAAACAGTATATTATCATTAATTTTCACCTTCCTTTCTAGTTAATTTTACGAATGTAATTATTAATTGAAttttaatttgacaaaatttaaaaatgtaAGGTGTAAAATGTTCAAAATTAAGCGCTTAGAGTGTAAAATGAGAAAGTAGTACTAGTTTAGAGGGATAAAATAAGAGTACACACCTCCCTTTCGTCTACGGACAGCGCCCACCAACAATGGGAAAAATGTGAGAAGTTGACAATGGTGCCGACTTTCAGCATGTCCTGTGGTACTTGGTTTCTCTTTTGACCAGATACAAGTAGATGCGGAGtgcaaatttctgatttttctccTTCCACTAAGGTGAGTGAGGTCCTGATGTGGTACTTAGTTTCTCTTTTGATCATGAATTCCGCGGTGATCACCAAGTGGTGAAAAGTTTAAGAGATCTCGCTAACAAGGCCGGAGATATTGTTGATGATTAtctgtttgataatccaatGAAGTCAAAGATCATTGAATTCAAACATGTAACACTCGGTGATCAAAGAGAATCACTGATAGGGATTCATTACGTCCGGAAAGTAGTTAGGAAATTCTTTGATGGAGAGAGTGGGGTTTGTCAAGGTTTGTTGCAGACACTGCAGCTGGCTCGTTCAGTTAGACAAATGATGAGGAAGATGTATGATAAAAGAGCTGGTGGCAAGGAATATTTGCAGTCAGGAAATGCTTCACTCAGGGGCTCATTACAGCACGATTCAAATAAGCAACATATTGTGGTTGGCCTTGATGACTACTCGGGTAGAATGCTGGACCAAATTACTGGATTTCCATCTAGACTAGAAATCGTCACGATTGTTGGGATGGGTGGCATCGGTAAAACAACACTTGCCAAAAACATCTTTGATCATCCTTACACCATTTATCACTACTATTGTCGTGCATGGGTTGCAGTGTCCCAAGTTTATCAAGTGAGGGATTTGTTATTAGGCATTTTGAGCTCTGTTGGTCAACTCAATGCTGAAACCTATTCAAAAACCAATGACCAATTAGCTGAGGTCTTGTATAGAAGTTTGAAGGGCAGGAGATATTTAATTGTCATGGATGATATGTGGAGTGCTAAGGCTTGGGATGATGTCAAAAGATCTTttccaaatgataaaaatggaAGTCGAGTAATAGTAACTACTCGGTTTAACGGATGTGGCTATCTATGTCAATCCGAAAACGCCTCCTCATTTTATGAGCCTGCTAAGCATAGAAGAAAGCTCGAAATTAATGGAAAATATATTGTTTGGAGTGGAAGGTTGTCCTCCGGAGTTGGTAGATGTTGGAAAATATATAGCCAAAAGGTGCCAAGGCCTGCCACTTTCTATTGTTGTTGTAGCTGGTCTTCTTTGCAGTATCACGAGAACACTTGATTCCTGTAGGGCTATAGCAAGCAGCATTAGTTCATTCCTACGCACTGACGCCGAACATTGTCTAGAAATGCTTGCTTTAAGTTACAACCACCTACCCCCTTACTTGAAAGTCTGCTTCCTGTATATGGGGGCTTTCCCTGAAGATTGtgaaattgaagtgcaaaaaTTGATCCATTTATGGATAGCCGAGGGCTTCTTGGATCCAAAAGTTCTTGAACATCCAGAAGCAGTGGCTGTGGATTACTTGGAAGACCTCATTCGCAGAAGCTTAGTTTTGGTTGGAAAAAGGAGTTTTGATGGCAAAATCAAAACATGCCTCCTCCATGATCTTTTGTGGGAACTGTGCTTAAGAGAAGCtcagaaagaaaacttcttatCTGTGATAAAAGGTTTTTCTGCAGGTATAGCTGATCAGCGCCGTCTCAGTCTCCACAAGGACTCTTATCTTGATGTTCACTTGGCACCCGAAATGGCATATGTCAGATCATTTCTGTATTTTGATGTGGGTTCTGGCTTCGAACCAGACATCTTATTCTTCCAGTTGGGCTTTAAATTGCTAAAAGTATTGGATGTGATTTTTCTGCGATTTGAAACTTTCCCTGTTCAAATACTAGAACTGGTTCATTTGAGTTACCTTGGACTGATGGTCACTTTTGAGCTTCCCAAAATGTTATCTAGACTCAAGAATCTGCAAACACTAGTGATTCATGGTCCCTGGACTAGCACAGATTATGCTGAGTCCCCAAATCTGTTGTTTGAATATTGGAGTATGCCAAAGTTAAGGCATCTCTATATTACTGTTGCTTGCTGTTTAAGAAGTCCTTCTGTCAAAATGGATATTAGTTTATGGCCATTCACTTCAAAATGCATCCAAGTTGTGTCCGGAATTAGATTTGCAAGCTGCACCAGGGAAGTTTTCATCAGCATGCCTTCTCTAAGGATGTTAGGATTGTCTGAAACCAAGGAAGACTATGAGATGGATTGGTCAGCCAAATGCCTAAAAGAGCTTTTCTATTTGCAAGAACTTTGAACTTTTGAAGCTATGCTTCTACAGGGAAAGTACAAAAATACGGAGAATCTTGATGCTTTGCCATCTAATCTCAGGAAATTGACCATAAGTTGGAGCTATCAACCATGGCAGAATATGACCTCCATTGCCTCGTTAGTTGTTACCCAAACTGGAGGTGctcaaactgaaaaattatGCTTTCCAAGGGCCAAAGTGGGAACCAACTGAAGGGGGCTTTCGTGTTTTGAAGCACTTGCTGGTTGAGAAGACTGATCCAGTGTCATGGGAGGCCACAAGCAATCACTTTCCATGTCTTGAGCATCTAGTTCTCAAGTCTTGCAAGTACCTGAAAGAGGTTCCCTACGGTATTACAGAAATTTCTACCCTGAAGCGGATAGAGTCATGGTTGGCCGTCGCGGGTCGCGGTCGCGGTTGTTCCACATCTGTCACGGTATATCGATTAAATATCGGGTGATACGCGAGTTAAAGTATataaaactttcaaaaattctaaaaaaaattattaaaaataaaaaataatataagcaatacaactatcaaattaaatttgataaaaaaacctAAGTTAACATAGATACCATGTAagtctttaaaaaaaatgacgTAGTTCTAATTAATAAACAAAAGATGTTGAAAAAAATCCAGTTCATTTGTTGTTAACTAATCCAATTTAATATTTGTTGGACTATTCTAATCTCTTGTTCCTTTGGTGTTAGGGGGGTTGAAATGTTGAATGAATGGAAACGTGAATGCATTCAAAAAACAGAGGAATGAAGTTTTAGGTATCCCCCTTTGACCAAGAAATGTTTGTTCGGGTTAGAGAGAAAGTTGGAAAGGACGTGAGATAGAATCTGGTGGCCTTTGAGCTGTAATTTagctgtaattttttctttttctttttttttttgttgggtgtttatctctctctctctcctcactccatTCTATCCCCTCACATTCCCACGTACACAACCCACACTGCCTCCCATAATCCTTAGAAAACGTTTCCATTCCACCGCCTTCCCCACTTTatttctctgtctctctcttctCAAGCTCCACCACTAGGGATGTAATcaagccgagtcgagctcgagtatcgctatactcgagctcgactcgactcatatacacagaagctcgagctcgactcgagctcgatcgagtCTAAAAAATGGATACTCGAAGCTCGACTCGAAGAATTTCCTTTAGgctcgagactcgactcgataaggctcgaccTTTAGtcaagccttatcgagtcgagtcttaTCAAGCTTTTTGACTCGATTTGACAAAAAATGAGATCAAAGGTGACGTTTTGGGAAGATTCAAAGGCAAGCTGGATTGCTTGACATGAAACTTTCAAATTCAGCAATTACCCACCAACGGTAGGTGCCCACAAGAGCAGCAAAAAATGGATGATTCTAATTCCTCGGATCATAGTTCCTAAGTGTGCTGCAAAAGTTCCCAAACTAACCAAAATTCCCCACAAAATTCCAAAACTCAGCAAAACATGAGCCGAGCCACCAAATTGAGAGACAAACAATTATCTCAAACAGCCACAATATCCCAACTACCACAAGCTCAATTCAGAAACCAATGCCAAGATCTATCCAGAAATTCCTTTTCCCCACAAATATCACTAATTACTAACTAAAGAAAGCTGCTTTAAACAAGAACATGTCAGAAAAATATGTTCTTGGTTCAGAAATGGACCATAGTCCAGTAGAATTACAAGTGTTTGAACAGGATATAGAAGAATGAAGTTGAAAACTCTTGTCACTAACCTGACCCAGCAAAGATGACCTCAATACCACCATTAAAATGCAATCCCAGAGGCTGGAGCCTTTTACAGCAAATTGCAACAGCTCTTTCCAGGCTGTTGATTAGGCTGTCATTTTAAACAGAGGAAAGAGCAAAAGAATTGGACCCACAAGCAAAACCTCTGAACCTTATACCACACATGACACACTcaaaaaacaagttttctagaCATTTATCCTACACATTAGCGTGTCATTAACCAGCGGCCAGCCTGCTCACACAATAGTCATACATTcggcaaatgaaagaaaaaggctTTAAAATATAAACATACTCCACAATACATAATAAGTTACGTCTCATAAATTAACAAGGTCCAAATTATGAGCTAATCTAGATTTAGAAACATAAATCTTCAAAGCTTTGGCAAGTCGAATTCTTTGATTGTCTTGGCTTCCTACAAAAAGCATAGAggtaaaaacacaaaaaaagttACATAACTTcccaaaagaataaattaacTTATACTCAATAACTCAAATATAGAAGTTTGGTAGTAAAACAATAAAGCTGACCTTCATCTTCTTTTTGACGCCGTGAAGATTCCTACACCAATCTCCTGCGCACATCAATACTTGAACTATCTCGGGGTGAAGTGCTGCTCGATAGGTGTCAATTACTCTAGTTCCGGCACTAAAAGTGGCCTCCGATGCAACTGTAGTTATCAGAATGGCCAATATATCGCTAGCCATTCGAGAAAGTATTGGATATGAGATTCGATTTATTTTCCACCACCCCAAACAATCAAATTCATCGAGATCTTCTCCAATCTTTTGGCGAGGCTTGTCTAAATAATCAACCAATTCTGACTTATGAGGTTCGCTAGTCTCGACTTCATCACAATATTGATCAAAATCACCCCATCTAGTCTTCTTGGTCGCATTTGTTCCTTGCCTTTGGGAAGAGCTAGAAGCCATTGGCCCTCCTGTTGTTGGATTCGCCGCTAGAGCAACATACTCATCATATAACTCAAAGAGCACTCGGCGAATGGTGGAAATGTTATGAGAAGCCTCTGAAGGTAGATACATTTGAGGGTAGGTGAAGTCCACAACCCTCATTTTCTGTCATGGATCTAAAATGGCAGCCACGGCCAATATCAAATTACATTCACCCCAATACTTGTCAAACTTAGTTTTCATCCTTCGAACCATGGCCCGAATGAAGGGGTCTTCATCATTGACTCGAGCATCCAACACTTTTTTTATCTTCACCAACTCTTGAAGGAAAAGATTGCTCGTAGGATAATCTGAACTAGAAATTATATGTGTGCACTCCCAAAATTTTTCCAAGACCGAACAAACCTTTTCAGCTTTTTTTCCAATCCTCAGCAGATGGGCAAAAATCGTAACTTTGCTCTCTATCTTGGAAACGGGGAAAAACATCCTTAAATTTGATGGCACAATTCAGCATCTCAAATGTGGCATTCCATCTTGTCTTACAATCGTAAAGCAACTTTTTTCCTGGTATATGGAGTTGTTGCGCAATTTCAGCAAACATCAATGCACGCCCCTCTGATCGATTCACAAATTCCACGGAATCCCTAATGGCTTTGGTGATGTCCACAATCTCAGAAATGCCATCTTGAACTACAAGGTTCAAGATGTGTGCACAGCATCGAACATGGAACAATTTTCCATCACAAAGAAGCTTTTTGGACCTGGAGATGTCATCTTTTAACATTCTAACAGCTACATCATTGTTCGAGGCATTATCAACTGATATGCTGTAAATTTTGTGCTCAATGCCCCACTCTTTTGcacttttaaaaattgaagatgcTATCTCAACTCCTCGGTGAGGCGGTGGTATATGTACAAAACTCAAGACTCGCTTTTGTAGTTTCCAATCAGAATCAATCCAATGCCCGGTGATGACCATGTACTagatcttttgattttttgacttcCAAAGATCGTTTGTGATGCTCACTCTTTCCACATTTTTCAACTTGTTCCTCAACTTATTTTTTTCAAGCTCATATACTTGCATACAATCATTTTTTGCTGTTGCTCGAGAGATTTTCTTCCACTCTGGCACCGCTCGTTTCATCATAAGATTGAAGCCTTCTTCTTCTAATATGGTGAATGGATGCTCATGCATTAGCACCCAATGTGCAGCTGCCTCTCTAACTTTCTCCATGTCAAACTTTCCGCTCAAGGGTGGCAAAGTCGGAAAAGAATCATCAGCTGGCTGgaaatttaattttgtttgcTGCTCAGCCTTTCTAATGCTTGCTTTTCGGGCTGAACATCTATTCCGATGTCTCCACATGCTACTTGTTTGCTTTGACTTGCCTCTTGACAGTTTTTTCTTGCAATGCTTGCAAATGGCATAATTCAATCCATTTTCCTCAACTTCGTCAAAATCATCCCAAGCCTCagatgttttatttcttttagggATCTGGAATTCATCTTCAGCTTCAGTCACTTCCCGCGTGTCTCCTCCTATTTGACCAGttggttcttcttcttcttcttcttgttcttcaAGAGCAAATACTTGAACTCCAGCTGTTGTTGTATCATTACTTATGAAAACAGGGGTATCCAACGTGAATGGAGTAGTTGAATCATGAGCAGATGATCGCGGGATAGAAGATACCTCGGGAGGACTAATTGCCATACCTACAATTTACCCATAAAGTGAATATAAACATTCATTAGTACCAGCATATCACCTCAAAAAAACTGCCCAACATATTATACATTTAGCTTACCAACTCCTTCGGCATTGCCTTCTAATCTTGAGCAACTCGTTGAATGTCTAGTGCcactttgcattttcttgacaAAGATTCTGCCCGACTGGATTCAGAAGACATGAAGGTAGTAAGACATCCAAAACAGCAAAGTGTGGTCTAAGAAggagcagaaaaagaaaaagaataagcaTGTGAGGCTGCTCAAATCCGAATTTGGGCAAATTCATCACACCTAGTTGGTCAAATCATAACACAAAGGATTTTGAAGTCAGTCTTAGCTATATTTTTGCACACCATTATCCTAAGTCTGATTTTTTTAAGAGCACAAATTCAAATTATTTACATAAATATTGCACGATTCCTAAATCTGCATCCGGTATTTGGCGTTTGTTGAGCGCCCACAGAATTGAAGTACTTAGAAATCCGCAGATGCCTCATATGACGCATACTATTACTAGCAAATGGTGTCCATTATCcagtaaaaggaaaaagaaaagccaaAGAGATATAGCGTCCTCACTCCTCAGGCTCTACATCCCAACTGTCTTCATTAAAATTGTGTAAAACGTCTACATAACTTCTCAGCTCCAAGCTTTAATAGATGAAGAGGTGTAAAAATTAATAATGGAACTTAATAGGATTTATCAGCTCAGCCACAGTAGGGTAATAAAATCTATACTGCGTAGTTGTAATTTGTAAAATAACTAGAAGCTACTACAAATTAATGAGTTCAAATAGTTACAAAAATTCTGATTTGCAATTTGCCCACCTTCAAGATCTGTGGGAGTTCACATACTCCGCTTGGAAGAGGACTGCAACAAGGACACAGAATCCTAAGACATTTTTCTACATACAGCACAATATTGAATTCAAAAACTGTTGCTTGTTAGATATGGCGCTAATTGAACTAAGCTTGACAATGACTAATCAAGAAGCCCTGATCCGGACTCCATCAGAaggttttcatttttcttcgattttagtatttttttagTTCATCAGTAGGTTGTTTGATAGAAGTTGTGAAGCATCGAGGCATAATCCAAGAAAGTTCGACAAAGCAAATCATCAAGCAAAAGATACCAGAAGAGCTGCGGTGAAAATTACCAAGACACCAACTTTAACATTAGAGCAGAGGCAGACATACCAGAATCTGGTTACCAGATGCGATGGCGATGGCGATGGAGTCTCACAGTCAGTGGTTGCCGGCtggtaaagtgaaatttttggcGAGGCTTTCTTCGAACAGAGAAGAAAGTCGAACAGAGAAGGAAGAaagtcttttctttcttttttttttagacattttttctttttaatgtgTTATTACTTTTTTGCCATTATAGGATTTTATTATAAAGAAAGGTATATTGTAAATTCCATATAACTTATACCCATAacggtcattttataattataataaatatatattatttaaattataaatattttatttaaataaCTCCGGCTCGTCGAGCTACTCGACGAGCCTCAAGCCGGGAAAATGTgactcgaaactcgactcgatttgTAATCGAGCTAttcgaaactcgactcgaactcggtcaacccgagttcgagccgagttgttgaccgagctactcgcgagctactcgcgagtagctcggcTCGCGTACATCCCTATCCACCACCATTACCAGTTTACCACCACCCACAAAAATCTCCAAAACCCCGAATCCCACAAAATTTTTACAGATTCATCTTTCCACCGCCTCCCCCCCCCTTTatttctctctgtctctctcttctCAAGCTCCACCACCATTACCAGTTTACCACCACCTACAAAAATTTCCAAAACCCCGAATCCCACAAAATTTTTACAGATTCATCTTActtccaaatttgctccaattCTTCTTGTTGTACTCCCAATCTGAAGATTATGATCAATCCCAATGAAATTACGAGTCTTACAATCACAACCCTCAAGAAACCTCAACTAATTATGATGGGTTGCACTAGCAGAAGTGATGGAATGAGGATGGCAACCGGTGGGAGAAAGAAGAAATCATGTGGGTGATTTTGTTGTCTGACTCGCGAGTTGACTCGGCCAAACTCGGTAAGTTTTACTGATTTCTTATTGATTTGAGTTGACTCGGTAAATATCGACCGAGTCAATCCGAGTCAACTCGGATTCCGGTGAAACGGCGATGCGGGTGTCGGTATCGTACCGGTGAGCCCCGTTCCGGttatgactcggccgagtccgAGTTGACTCGGCCGATTTGGCGAACCATGGATAGAGTTGCACAACTGTAGTGAATCTGCAAAAATTTCTGCTACAAGTATTGAAGTTGAAAGCCTTGATGTTGTCATCAAAAGCGATAGGCAAGTCTTTATTTGCATTTAGAATCACTTTGATTGAAACTTGAAGTTTATGAAGTTTATATTGACGCACCATTCCTGCACTTGCATTTCCTGACATTGTATGGATTGCCTGTGTCTGTGATGCCTCCAAAATCATGTCACAGATTTCAGCACTCAGCATAAAGGGAAGCTTTGAGCTGCGGCTTGCAATTTCAATTTCCCAACTGATCTGGAATTGCTTCTTGTCATCCATCTTGCTGAGGCTATTTGTAAATGCTGCATAAGAGAGTGGAAGGCCAGCCCCTGCCCCATCGGATGAAAGCGTTTCAAGGTCTTGGCATGTACCTCATTTATTTTATCTTGAAATTGATCTGAGATTTTCTCCTAGTCCTAGGTAATGATTGAGCAGGTAGCTACTAATACATCTTGTTGAATGTGAATGGACAAGAATCAAATGAATCCCATTTGGTTCGGAATGCTTATATTTTTGACATTGAATAAACACTATCCCTTAGTTCTTGTGGTACCTCCCAAGTGAACTGATATcaatttttacttgttttattactCATCTTGATGTGTTTGAAGTAATCATCTACTGCATGTAAACAAAAATTCGTCAAACTCTCTCAATGTTCGCAAGATTGCTTGTTCCCTTGCAGGATATCTTTTAATCTTTTATAGGGTTTTACATAAAAAAGTTAATATGTTCGTTTAACATCACCTCCTCTGTCTCCTGATCTTTTGTGTCAGTAATATACACTATTTAAAGCTGTTTGATTTTGAGAAACAGGTTAAAAATGGTTTAGCATTACTTATTTCTGTTGTCAATATTCATTCCACGAGGTCAGTCCCAGAAAAGCGAGCAGGCATTTCGGTTTCAGCTCCTATTACAATGCCCAGTGCATCAGCAACCAAAACACATCAACTAACATTTGATTAGTTTGAGTTTGGGGTTTTGCAAAAAAGGCACTACTACCAAAACTAAAAGATGTTTTGTAGCATTATTTATCGTGGGTACACAATTTCATATTATTTTCTTGGATTGTATCAAGAGTACAATAGATAAGTTggacatttatttatttcttatatatatatattttgactatgATAAGTATTTTGGGACAAACAAAAATCATATAAAAGGGGACATAGGGAGTATTATTTGGACTTCGATCTTCCCATGTGTCTTGGTTGGTGAATGCGATCATTACTTGAGCAAACAGTTTAATCTACAGCGTAATGCACCATGGGGCTTGTTCTTGTCTGATGATTTCACTTGATTACTCTCAGTTCTTTAATGTTTTTGTTTGTGTTTATATCTAGATATTAGATTTCTTTTTATTAGCCAGAAAAAATAAAAGTCCATACTCTACCAAGGAGGG from the Coffea arabica cultivar ET-39 chromosome 11e, Coffea Arabica ET-39 HiFi, whole genome shotgun sequence genome contains:
- the LOC140021412 gene encoding zinc finger BED domain-containing protein RICESLEEPER 2-like, which gives rise to MRVVDFTYPQMYLPSEASHNISTIRRVLFELYDEYVALAANPTTGGPMASSSSQRQGTNATKKTRWGDFDQYCDEVETSEPHKSELVDYLDKPRQKIGEDLDEFDCLGWWKINRISYPILSRMASDILAILITTVASEATFSAGTRVIDTYRAALHPEIVQVLMCAGDWCRNLHGVKKKMKEAKTIKEFDLPKL
- the LOC140020958 gene encoding uncharacterized protein, whose amino-acid sequence is MQSGTRHSTSCSRLEGNAEGVGMAISPPEVSSIPRSSAHDSTTPFTLDTPVFISNDTTTAGVQVFALEEQEEEEEEPTGQIGGDTREVTEAEDEFQIPKRNKTSEAWDDFDEVEENGLNYAICKHCKKKLSRGKSKQTSSMWRHRNRCSARKASIRKAEQQTKLNFQPADDSFPTLPPLSGKFDMEKVREAAAHWVLMHEHPFTILEEEGFNLMMKRAVPEWKKISRATAKNDCMQVYELEKNKLRNKLKNVERVSITNDLWKSKNQKI
- the LOC113718582 gene encoding putative disease resistance RPP13-like protein 3, which translates into the protein MKSKIIEFKHVTLGDQRESLIGIHYVRKVVRKFFDGESGVCQGLLQTLQLARSVRQMMRKMYDKRAGGKEYLQSGNASLRGSLQHDSNKQHIVVGLDDYSGRMLDQITGFPSRLEIVTIVGMGGIGKTTLAKNIFDHPYTIYHYYCRAWVAVSQVYQVRDLLLGILSSVGQLNAETYSKTNDQLAEVLYRSLKGRRYLIVMDDMWSAKAWDDVKRSFPNDKNGSRVIVTTRFNGCGYLCQSENASSFYEPAKHRRKLEINGKYIVWSGSITRTLDSCRAIASSISSFLRTDAEHCLEMLALSYNHLPPYLKVCFLYMGAFPEDCEIEVQKLIHLWIAEGFLDPKVLEHPEAVAVDYLEDLIRRSLVLVGKRSFDGKIKTCLLHDLLWELCLREAQKENFLSVIKGFSAGIADQRRLSLHKDSYLDVHLAPEMAYVRSFLYFDVGSGFEPDILFFQLGFKLLKVLDVIFLRFETFPVQILELVHLSYLGLMVTFELPKMLSRLKNLQTLVIHGPWTSTDYAESPNLLFEYWSMPKLRHLYITVACCLRSPSVKMDISLWPFTSKCIQVVSGIRFASCTREVFISMPSLRMLGLSETKEDYEMDWSAKCLKELFYLQEL
- the LOC140021413 gene encoding zinc finger BED domain-containing protein RICESLEEPER 2-like, which gives rise to MVITGHWIDSDWKLQKRVLSFVHIPPPHRGVEIASSIFKSAKEWGIEHKIYSISVDNASNNDVAVRMLKDDISRSKKLLCDGKLFHVRCCAHILNLVVQDGISEIVDITKAIRDSVEFVNRSEGRALMFAEIAQQLHIPGKKLLYDCKTRWNATFEMLNCAIKFKDVFPRFQDREQSYDFCPSAEDWKKS